The following are encoded together in the Paludisphaera mucosa genome:
- a CDS encoding phosphoglycerate dehydrogenase: MPSVLICQYMLRNRPGRFRDILTNAGFEPIDAVGGNILTADDLRTWLPRVEAVIVGGERLTPELFAVAPRLRVAARTGVGYDGINLPAARAHGVVVTITPGANHESVAEHVFAMLLALTRDVVSNDATIHAGGWDRRVGVPIRGKIMGLYGLGRIGRAVAVRARAFGMRVVAHDLQPPAEADALLEIKRVTVEELLAVADVVSLHIPLTAETRNLVDERFLAGMKPGAYLINTARGGMVVDADLRSALESGRLAGAGLDVFHQEPPAPGCPLLGAPNLILSPHVGGTDAGAMEEMAQGAAQCIVDLYQGRWPSPCVVDGSLRDGWTW; the protein is encoded by the coding sequence ATGCCCTCCGTGCTCATCTGCCAGTACATGCTCCGGAATCGGCCCGGCCGCTTCCGCGACATCCTCACCAATGCAGGTTTCGAGCCCATCGACGCCGTGGGCGGGAACATCCTGACCGCCGACGACCTTCGGACCTGGCTACCTCGGGTGGAAGCCGTCATCGTCGGCGGCGAACGGCTGACGCCTGAGCTGTTCGCCGTCGCGCCCCGACTCCGGGTCGCCGCGAGGACGGGCGTCGGCTACGACGGGATCAACCTGCCCGCCGCCCGCGCGCATGGGGTCGTCGTGACGATCACGCCGGGCGCGAACCATGAGAGCGTGGCAGAACATGTCTTCGCCATGTTGCTCGCACTGACCCGCGACGTCGTTTCGAACGACGCGACGATCCACGCCGGCGGCTGGGACCGTCGCGTGGGCGTCCCGATCCGCGGCAAGATCATGGGACTTTATGGTTTAGGACGCATCGGCCGCGCCGTGGCCGTGCGAGCCCGAGCCTTTGGGATGCGCGTCGTCGCTCACGACCTCCAGCCCCCTGCCGAGGCCGACGCCCTGCTCGAAATCAAGCGCGTCACGGTCGAGGAGCTCCTGGCCGTCGCCGACGTGGTCAGTCTGCACATCCCGCTGACGGCCGAGACACGAAATCTCGTCGATGAACGGTTCCTGGCCGGGATGAAGCCGGGGGCGTACCTCATCAACACTGCGCGCGGCGGCATGGTCGTAGACGCAGATCTGCGATCCGCGCTCGAATCGGGCCGACTCGCCGGGGCGGGTCTCGACGTCTTCCATCAGGAGCCGCCCGCGCCGGGATGCCCGCTGCTGGGGGCTCCGAACCTCATCCTCAGCCCGCACGTCGGCGGGACCGACGCGGGCGCCATGGAAGAGATGGCCCAGGGGGCCGCCCAATGCATCGTCGACCTCTATCAGGGCCGGTGGCCGTCGCCGTGCGTGGTCGACGGCTCGCTGCGGGACGGCTGGACGTGGTGA